A genome region from Rhodopseudomonas boonkerdii includes the following:
- a CDS encoding SDR family NAD(P)-dependent oxidoreductase — MNKIDLSGRCAVVTGGAQGFGRAVTERFVASGAKVAIWDHDIDLAVKTAREIGDAVIALKVDVTDTASIDAGRDATLQEFGQIDILVNNAGITGFNKPVWEIDYDDWRKVMRINLDGPFLCCKAVVPVMLKQNYGRIVNIASIAGKEGNPNASHYSASKAGLIALTKSLGKELASTEINVNAITPAAAKTAIFDQMTEQHINFMLSKIPKGRFVLVQELAAMAAWLASEDCAFSTGAVFDISGGRATY; from the coding sequence ATGAACAAGATCGACCTCTCCGGCCGCTGTGCCGTGGTCACCGGCGGCGCCCAGGGCTTTGGCCGCGCCGTCACCGAACGCTTCGTCGCCTCCGGCGCCAAGGTCGCGATCTGGGATCATGACATCGATCTCGCGGTGAAGACTGCCCGCGAGATCGGCGACGCCGTCATCGCCCTCAAGGTCGACGTAACCGACACCGCCTCGATCGATGCAGGCCGCGATGCGACCCTGCAGGAATTCGGCCAGATCGACATCCTGGTCAACAATGCGGGCATCACCGGCTTCAACAAGCCGGTGTGGGAGATCGATTACGACGACTGGCGCAAAGTGATGCGCATCAATCTCGACGGCCCGTTCCTGTGCTGCAAGGCCGTGGTGCCGGTGATGTTGAAACAGAATTACGGCCGCATCGTCAACATCGCCTCCATCGCCGGCAAGGAAGGCAACCCCAACGCCTCGCATTACTCGGCATCGAAGGCGGGTCTGATCGCTCTGACAAAATCGCTCGGCAAGGAGCTGGCCAGCACCGAGATCAATGTGAATGCAATCACGCCGGCAGCAGCGAAGACGGCGATCTTCGATCAGATGACCGAACAGCACATCAACTTCATGCTGTCGAAGATTCCGAAAGGCCGCTTCGTGCTGGTACAGGAACTCGCCGCAATGGCGGCATGGCTGGCGTCCGAAGACTGCGCGTTCTCGACGGGCGCCGTGTTCGATATCTCGGGCGGCCGCGCGACGTATTGA
- a CDS encoding energy transducer TonB family protein: MSELDRNTSWRMWLIAAVCAVTLHVGGIAAAVYEMQQDADDDGLGANAIEVGMEMVSPDVEQTDLPQGPDSEASAASPAVQEQKAVEKESDLPKETPHESEEPDMAVTENKANKPEEETPEKAQKQQQASQESVASEAAAQQKLDESKTGEKAQAVNAGMGTDKKRLSTVWAKQLSAYLEKNKRYPAERQQKAAEVMVNFEIDRVGKVLAVRVVKGSGDAAFDEAAVAMVRRSDPLPPPPALIADDGLSFTVPVIFRVKKG; the protein is encoded by the coding sequence ATGTCGGAGCTCGATCGAAACACCTCCTGGCGCATGTGGCTGATCGCGGCGGTCTGTGCCGTGACGCTGCATGTCGGCGGCATTGCCGCCGCCGTCTATGAGATGCAGCAGGACGCGGACGACGACGGTCTCGGCGCCAATGCCATCGAAGTCGGCATGGAGATGGTGTCGCCGGACGTCGAGCAGACCGATCTGCCGCAGGGGCCGGACTCCGAAGCTTCGGCAGCTTCTCCTGCGGTGCAGGAGCAGAAGGCTGTCGAGAAGGAAAGCGACCTTCCTAAGGAAACGCCGCACGAGAGTGAAGAGCCGGATATGGCTGTCACCGAGAACAAGGCGAACAAACCCGAGGAAGAGACACCGGAGAAGGCTCAGAAGCAGCAGCAGGCCTCGCAGGAATCCGTGGCATCGGAAGCCGCCGCCCAGCAGAAGCTCGATGAGTCGAAGACCGGCGAGAAGGCACAAGCCGTCAATGCCGGCATGGGTACGGACAAGAAGCGCCTGTCCACCGTCTGGGCCAAGCAGCTCAGCGCCTATCTCGAGAAGAACAAGCGTTATCCCGCGGAACGCCAGCAGAAGGCGGCCGAGGTGATGGTGAATTTCGAGATCGACCGCGTCGGCAAGGTTCTGGCGGTTCGCGTGGTGAAGGGCTCCGGCGATGCCGCCTTCGATGAGGCGGCCGTCGCGATGGTCCGTCGCTCCGACCCGCTGCCGCCGCCGCCGGCTCTGATCGCCGATGACGGGCTGAGCTTTACGGTGCCGGTGATCTTCCGGGTGAAGAAGGGGTAG
- a CDS encoding IlvD/Edd family dehydratase, with product MMTKPTASSPTSGVTKRKLRSSEWFNDPHNPGMTALYLERYLNYGLTRHELQSGKPIIGIAQTGNDLSPCNRHHIELAKRVREGITAAGGLVMEFPVHPIQETGKRPTAALDRNLAYLGLVEVLFGYPLDGVVLTTGCDKTTPACLMAAATVNLPAIVLSGGPMLNGWHDGQRTGSGTVVWKSRERLAAGEIDYEEFMTLVASSAPSVGHCNTMGTASTMNSLAEALGMSLPGCAAIPAPYRERGQIAYETGQRIVDMVWEDLKPSDILTRQAFENCIVVNSAIGGSTNAPIHINALARHIGVELDIDDWQKVGHDVPLLVNMQPAGFYLGEEYHRAGGVPAVVRELMKHKRIHEDAITVNGKTMGENCAAAPAPDKDVIWTYDKPLVPDAGFLVLRGNLFDSAIMKTSVISKEFRERYLVNPKDPNAFEGRAIVFEGPEDYHDRIDDASLNIDEHCILFVRGTGPIGYPGGAEVVNMQPPAALIKRGILSLPCIGDGRQSGTSGSPSILNASPEAAANGGLAILQTGDKVRIDLNKGSANILISDEELKRRRAELMAKGGFKYPAHQTPWQELYRNTVGQQSTGACLELATRYRDIAGKVGTARHNH from the coding sequence ATGATGACCAAGCCGACTGCATCCTCGCCGACTTCAGGGGTAACCAAGCGCAAACTTCGTTCGAGCGAATGGTTCAACGATCCCCACAATCCCGGCATGACGGCACTCTATCTTGAGCGCTATCTCAATTACGGCCTGACGCGGCACGAACTACAATCCGGCAAACCGATCATCGGCATCGCCCAGACCGGCAATGACCTGTCGCCCTGCAATCGCCATCATATCGAGCTGGCAAAGCGCGTTCGCGAAGGCATCACCGCGGCCGGCGGCCTGGTGATGGAATTCCCGGTGCATCCGATTCAGGAAACCGGCAAGCGCCCCACTGCGGCACTTGATCGCAATCTTGCCTATCTCGGCCTTGTGGAAGTCCTGTTCGGCTATCCGCTCGATGGCGTCGTGCTCACCACGGGCTGCGACAAGACCACCCCGGCCTGCCTGATGGCGGCGGCGACGGTCAATCTGCCCGCCATCGTGCTCTCCGGCGGCCCGATGCTGAATGGCTGGCACGACGGCCAGCGCACCGGCTCCGGCACCGTGGTGTGGAAGTCGCGCGAACGTCTTGCCGCTGGCGAGATCGACTATGAGGAATTCATGACGCTGGTGGCGTCGTCGGCGCCGTCGGTCGGTCACTGCAACACCATGGGCACCGCCTCGACCATGAATTCGCTGGCGGAAGCACTCGGCATGTCGCTGCCCGGCTGCGCCGCCATTCCCGCCCCGTATCGCGAGCGCGGCCAGATCGCCTATGAAACCGGCCAGCGCATCGTCGACATGGTTTGGGAAGATCTGAAACCCTCCGACATTCTCACACGACAAGCGTTCGAGAACTGCATCGTGGTGAATTCCGCCATCGGCGGCTCTACCAATGCGCCGATCCATATCAACGCGCTGGCACGTCATATCGGCGTCGAGCTCGATATCGACGACTGGCAGAAGGTTGGCCATGATGTGCCGCTGCTTGTGAACATGCAGCCCGCCGGCTTCTATCTCGGCGAGGAATATCACCGTGCCGGCGGCGTGCCCGCGGTGGTGCGCGAACTGATGAAGCACAAGCGCATCCATGAGGATGCGATTACGGTCAATGGCAAGACCATGGGCGAGAACTGCGCCGCTGCGCCCGCGCCGGACAAGGATGTGATCTGGACCTACGACAAGCCGCTCGTTCCCGATGCGGGCTTCCTGGTTCTGCGCGGCAATCTCTTTGATTCCGCCATCATGAAGACCTCGGTGATCTCCAAGGAATTCCGCGAGCGCTATCTGGTCAATCCGAAGGACCCCAACGCCTTCGAGGGCCGCGCCATCGTGTTCGAGGGCCCGGAGGACTATCATGACCGCATCGACGATGCCTCGCTGAACATCGACGAACATTGCATCCTGTTCGTGCGCGGCACCGGCCCGATCGGCTATCCCGGCGGCGCCGAAGTGGTGAACATGCAGCCGCCGGCCGCGCTGATCAAACGCGGCATTCTCTCCTTGCCATGCATCGGAGACGGCCGCCAGTCGGGCACGTCAGGCTCGCCGTCGATCCTCAACGCCTCGCCGGAAGCGGCGGCCAATGGCGGTCTCGCCATCCTGCAAACCGGCGACAAGGTGCGCATCGACCTCAACAAGGGCAGCGCGAACATCCTGATCTCCGATGAGGAGCTGAAGCGTCGCCGTGCGGAGCTGATGGCCAAGGGTGGTTTCAAGTATCCCGCGCATCAGACGCCGTGGCAGGAACTCTATCGCAACACCGTCGGCCAGCAATCCACCGGTGCATGCCTCGAACTCGCCACGCGCTATCGGGATATCGCCGGCAAGGTCGGCACGGCCCGGCATAATCACTGA
- the exbD gene encoding TonB system transport protein ExbD: MGMSLSEGSGDDDFEENHEINVTPFIDVILVLLIIFMVAAPLSTVDLPINLPTSTVAPQKKPDKPTYVSIKPDLAVAIGEDMVRRVDLVSRLDAMDNGNKDRPIFLRVDRAVPYGEFFDVMERLRAGGYTKTKLVALEGVAATPGAAPASGATPPAASQP, translated from the coding sequence ATGGGTATGTCGCTTTCGGAAGGTTCCGGTGACGACGATTTCGAGGAAAACCACGAAATCAACGTTACCCCCTTCATCGACGTCATTCTGGTGCTGCTGATCATCTTCATGGTGGCGGCGCCGCTGTCGACCGTGGACCTGCCGATCAACCTGCCGACCTCCACCGTGGCGCCGCAGAAGAAGCCGGACAAGCCGACCTATGTCAGCATCAAGCCGGATCTCGCGGTCGCCATCGGCGAGGACATGGTTCGCCGTGTCGATCTGGTCAGCCGTCTCGATGCCATGGATAACGGCAACAAGGACCGGCCGATCTTTCTGCGTGTCGATCGTGCGGTGCCCTACGGCGAGTTCTTCGACGTGATGGAGCGCCTGCGCGCGGGCGGTTATACCAAGACCAAACTCGTCGCGCTGGAAGGCGTGGCTGCCACGCCGGGCGCAGCGCCCGCGTCGGGAGCGACGCCGCCGGCCGCGTCGCAGCCCTGA
- a CDS encoding SDR family oxidoreductase, with translation MSNRLKGKRAFVTAGAVGIGRACALAFTREGATVIATDIDEKGVALLTKDGVAETAKLDVRDTAAVEAMAKKVGDIDILLNAAGFVHHGDALNCSDADWDFSFDLNVKSMHRTIRAFLPGMLARGRGSIVNISSAAGVFKAAPNRYVYGATKAAVAALTRAVAVDYITKGIRCNAICPGTIETPSMLDRAAAAGPNGREMFVSRQPMGRLGTADEIANLALYLASDESAFTTGVAHIIDGGWTL, from the coding sequence ATGTCCAACCGCCTCAAGGGCAAACGCGCCTTCGTCACGGCGGGCGCCGTCGGCATCGGCCGCGCCTGTGCTCTCGCTTTCACGCGGGAAGGCGCCACCGTCATCGCCACCGATATCGATGAGAAAGGCGTCGCACTCCTCACAAAGGACGGCGTCGCAGAGACCGCCAAGCTCGACGTCCGCGACACGGCCGCCGTCGAAGCCATGGCCAAGAAGGTCGGCGACATCGACATCCTGCTCAACGCCGCCGGCTTCGTGCATCATGGCGATGCGTTGAACTGTTCCGATGCCGACTGGGATTTCTCCTTCGACCTGAACGTCAAGTCGATGCACCGGACCATCCGGGCCTTCCTGCCCGGCATGCTCGCGCGTGGCCGTGGCTCGATCGTCAACATCTCCTCCGCCGCCGGTGTCTTCAAGGCCGCGCCGAATCGCTACGTCTATGGCGCCACCAAAGCTGCCGTCGCCGCCCTCACCCGCGCGGTCGCGGTGGACTACATCACCAAGGGCATCCGCTGTAACGCCATCTGCCCCGGCACCATCGAGACCCCGTCGATGCTCGACCGCGCCGCCGCCGCAGGTCCGAACGGGCGCGAGATGTTTGTGAGCCGCCAGCCCATGGGCCGTCTCGGCACCGCAGACGAGATCGCCAATCTCGCGCTCTATCTCGCCAGCGACGAAAGCGCCTTCACCACCGGAGTCGCTCACATCATCGACGGCGGCTGGACGCTGTAA
- the exbB gene encoding tonB-system energizer ExbB, producing the protein MLFRNVLKLLALLATVWFASPLIAQQATPPAAPSTTAPVTSNAPSAPALAGPAAAEIAKAPVATGEHDLSPWAMFMGADIIVKAVMVGLALASVLTWTVGIFKFMELTYSTNRLKSALRKIGESRSLAEAQMALGDRGTVLSRLLAAAMREGKMSAGISSDEGIKERAASSFGEIVRAEGRKVRTGMGALATIGAISPFVGLFGTVWGIMNSFIGISKSQTTNLAVVAPGIAEALLATAIGLVAAIPAVIIYNHFARVTRNYMEIVGRAQGASARLLSRDLDRTHSSAHMRAAAE; encoded by the coding sequence ATCTTGTTTAGAAACGTTCTTAAGTTGCTGGCGCTGCTAGCGACGGTCTGGTTCGCATCACCGCTCATCGCGCAGCAGGCGACACCGCCTGCGGCTCCGTCAACGACTGCGCCGGTCACGTCGAATGCTCCGTCAGCGCCGGCGCTCGCGGGCCCGGCAGCAGCAGAGATCGCCAAAGCGCCGGTGGCGACCGGCGAGCACGATCTGTCCCCATGGGCGATGTTCATGGGCGCCGATATCATCGTCAAGGCCGTCATGGTCGGTCTCGCGCTTGCCTCGGTGCTCACCTGGACGGTCGGCATCTTCAAGTTCATGGAGCTGACCTATTCGACCAACCGCCTGAAGAGCGCGCTCCGCAAGATCGGCGAGTCGCGTTCGCTCGCGGAAGCGCAGATGGCGCTCGGCGACAGGGGGACAGTGCTGTCGCGTCTGCTCGCCGCTGCGATGCGCGAAGGCAAGATGTCGGCCGGCATTTCCAGTGACGAGGGCATCAAGGAACGCGCGGCGTCGAGCTTCGGCGAAATCGTACGCGCCGAGGGCCGCAAGGTCCGCACCGGCATGGGCGCGCTCGCGACCATCGGCGCGATCTCGCCTTTCGTCGGACTGTTCGGCACCGTCTGGGGCATCATGAACAGTTTTATCGGCATCTCGAAGTCGCAGACGACAAACCTTGCCGTGGTTGCGCCCGGCATTGCCGAAGCGCTGCTCGCCACCGCGATCGGTCTCGTCGCGGCGATCCCGGCGGTAATCATCTACAATCACTTTGCCCGCGTGACGAGGAACTACATGGAAATCGTCGGCCGCGCGCAGGGCGCCTCGGCGCGTCTGCTCTCGCGTGATCTCGATCGCACCCATTCCAGCGCTCACATGCGCGCAGCGGCTGAATAA
- a CDS encoding multidrug efflux RND transporter permease subunit: MNGGISTPFIRYPIATSLLMAGILFVGLVSYPMLPVAPLPQVDFPTIQISATLPGASPETMASSVAQPLERQFAQIPGVAQMTSTSSLGTAAVTIQFDLSRSIDGAANDVQAAINAASGQLPKSLPLPPTYRKVNPADSPIMLLSATSDTLPITTVSDSVDAQLAQQISQINGVAQVTIGGQQKPAIRIQIDPAKLVTKGLGLEDIRTQLAVTTVDSPKGNIDGATRSYTIYANDQLPESKDWNDVIIAYRNGGPLRVRDIGHAVTGPEDAKQAAWANGKRGVFLVIFKQPGANVIDTVDKIKAELPRLVAAIPPAVKIKVLSDRTETIRAAVQDVQFTLMLTIALVVMVIFIFLRNVWATIIPSITVPLALLGACALMWVFGYTLDNLSLMALTISVGFVVDDAIVMLENITRYIEEGETPMAAALKGAGEIGFTIVSISISLVAVLIPLLLMGGIIGRLFREFAITLTMAIFVSLVVSLTLTPMMASRFLRDEKHARHGRFYQMSENVFDAMLRAYERGLDIVLRWRLTTLMVFFATVALSVYLFVIIPKGFFPQQDTGLITASSEAAQDISFADMRKHQEELGKIVQADPDVATVAMAIGGNNGALNTGRMFITLKPRDERSASAQQIIARLRPQLEKVEGARLFMQAAQDVRLGGRATRTQFEYTLQDSNLAELNEWAPKILAKMQTLPELRDVATDQQTKGTTLTLSIDRDNASRFGISPQLIDDTLYDSFGQRQIAQFFTQLNSYHVILEILPELQGKLDTLDKIYIKSPTTGDQVPLSAFVKWTTVPVRPLSISHQGQFPAITISFNLAQGVALGQATDAVQAAMQELNAPATLRGTFQGTAQAFQQSLSTVPLLIVAALIVVYLILGILYESYIHPLTILSTLPSAGVGALAILMAFGFDFSLIALIGIILLIGIVKKNGIMLVDFAIVAERDEHIEAEAAIRKAALLRFRPIMMTTMAALLGGVPLMLGTGTGSEIRQPLGYAMVGGLIVSQALTLFTTPVVYVYLDKLANAMSDWSRGPTTKPPPQVEDRLAKQAAE, translated from the coding sequence ATGAACGGGGGCATCTCAACACCGTTCATCCGCTACCCGATCGCCACATCGCTCCTGATGGCCGGCATCCTGTTCGTTGGCCTCGTCTCCTATCCCATGCTCCCGGTGGCACCGCTGCCGCAAGTGGATTTCCCGACCATCCAGATTTCGGCCACGCTGCCCGGCGCCAGCCCCGAGACCATGGCATCGTCCGTGGCGCAGCCGCTTGAACGGCAATTCGCGCAAATCCCCGGTGTGGCGCAGATGACGTCCACCAGTTCGCTCGGCACAGCGGCGGTGACGATCCAGTTCGATCTCAGCCGTTCCATCGACGGCGCCGCCAATGACGTGCAGGCCGCCATCAATGCCGCCAGCGGCCAATTGCCGAAGAGCCTCCCCTTGCCGCCGACATATCGCAAGGTGAACCCCGCGGACTCGCCGATCATGCTGCTATCGGCGACATCCGACACGCTGCCGATCACGACCGTGAGCGACAGCGTCGATGCGCAGCTCGCCCAACAGATCAGCCAGATCAATGGCGTGGCCCAGGTGACCATCGGCGGTCAACAGAAACCGGCGATCCGTATCCAGATCGATCCTGCCAAACTCGTCACCAAAGGCCTCGGCCTCGAAGACATCCGCACCCAGCTGGCCGTCACGACAGTCGATAGCCCGAAGGGCAATATCGACGGCGCCACGCGCAGTTATACGATTTATGCCAACGACCAGTTGCCGGAGTCGAAAGACTGGAACGACGTTATCATCGCTTATCGCAATGGCGGTCCGCTGCGCGTCCGCGATATCGGCCACGCGGTGACCGGCCCCGAGGATGCCAAGCAGGCGGCCTGGGCCAATGGCAAGCGCGGCGTGTTCCTGGTGATCTTCAAGCAACCCGGCGCCAACGTCATCGACACCGTCGACAAGATCAAGGCCGAACTGCCGCGTCTCGTCGCGGCGATCCCTCCGGCGGTGAAGATCAAGGTACTGAGCGATCGTACCGAGACCATCCGAGCCGCGGTGCAGGATGTGCAGTTCACATTGATGCTCACCATTGCCCTCGTGGTGATGGTGATCTTCATCTTTCTGCGCAATGTCTGGGCGACCATCATTCCCAGCATCACGGTGCCACTGGCGCTGCTCGGCGCATGCGCGCTGATGTGGGTGTTCGGCTATACGCTCGACAATCTCTCGCTGATGGCCCTCACTATCTCCGTCGGTTTCGTGGTCGACGATGCCATCGTGATGCTGGAAAACATCACCCGCTATATCGAGGAAGGCGAGACGCCCATGGCTGCTGCCCTCAAGGGAGCCGGCGAGATCGGATTCACCATCGTATCGATATCCATCTCGCTCGTCGCCGTGCTAATTCCGCTGCTTCTGATGGGCGGCATCATCGGCCGCCTTTTCCGCGAATTCGCCATCACCCTGACCATGGCGATCTTCGTGTCGCTGGTCGTCTCGCTGACCCTGACCCCAATGATGGCCTCGCGCTTCCTGCGCGACGAAAAGCACGCCAGACACGGCCGCTTCTACCAGATGAGCGAGAATGTGTTCGATGCCATGCTGCGTGCCTATGAACGCGGGCTCGACATCGTGTTGCGCTGGCGGCTGACCACGCTGATGGTGTTCTTCGCCACGGTGGCGCTGTCCGTCTATCTATTCGTCATCATCCCGAAAGGGTTCTTCCCGCAGCAGGATACGGGCCTGATCACCGCATCGTCGGAGGCCGCGCAGGACATCTCGTTCGCCGATATGCGCAAACATCAGGAAGAGCTCGGCAAGATCGTGCAGGCCGATCCCGATGTCGCCACCGTCGCCATGGCGATCGGCGGCAATAACGGCGCACTCAATACCGGCCGGATGTTCATCACGCTCAAACCCCGCGACGAGCGCTCAGCCTCGGCGCAGCAGATCATCGCGCGGCTGAGACCCCAGCTCGAGAAAGTCGAAGGTGCAAGGCTGTTTATGCAAGCGGCACAAGATGTTCGCCTCGGCGGTCGCGCAACCCGCACACAGTTCGAATATACACTGCAAGACTCCAATCTCGCCGAGCTGAACGAATGGGCGCCAAAGATCCTCGCCAAGATGCAGACCTTGCCGGAATTGCGTGACGTCGCCACCGACCAGCAAACCAAAGGCACGACGCTGACGCTCAGCATAGATCGCGACAACGCCTCGCGCTTCGGTATCTCGCCGCAGCTGATCGATGACACGCTTTATGATTCATTCGGTCAGCGGCAGATCGCACAGTTCTTCACGCAGCTGAACAGCTATCATGTCATCTTGGAAATCCTGCCGGAGCTGCAAGGCAAGCTCGATACGCTCGATAAAATCTACATCAAGTCGCCGACCACCGGCGACCAAGTGCCGCTCTCCGCTTTCGTCAAATGGACGACAGTCCCGGTGCGACCTCTCTCGATCAGCCATCAGGGCCAGTTCCCGGCCATTACCATCAGCTTCAATCTCGCTCAAGGCGTGGCACTCGGCCAGGCGACCGACGCCGTACAGGCCGCGATGCAGGAGCTAAATGCCCCAGCCACGCTGCGGGGGACTTTCCAGGGCACAGCACAGGCGTTTCAGCAGTCGCTGTCCACGGTACCGCTACTGATCGTCGCGGCCCTGATCGTGGTCTATCTGATCCTCGGCATTCTCTACGAGAGCTATATCCATCCGCTGACCATCCTCTCAACCCTGCCCTCGGCTGGAGTGGGTGCGCTGGCGATCCTGATGGCATTCGGCTTCGATTTCAGCCTGATCGCGCTGATCGGAATCATTCTGCTGATCGGTATCGTGAAGAAGAACGGCATCATGCTGGTGGATTTCGCAATTGTCGCTGAACGCGACGAACATATCGAAGCGGAAGCGGCGATCCGCAAGGCGGCGTTGCTACGCTTTCGTCCGATTATGATGACGACGATGGCGGCGCTGCTCGGCGGGGTGCCGCTGATGCTAGGTACCGGCACCGGCTCCGAGATCCGGCAGCCACTCGGCTATGCCATGGTCGGCGGCTTGATCGTGAGCCAAGCCCTGACGCTTTTCACGACCCCGGTGGTGTATGTCTATCTCGACAAGCTCGCGAACGCGATGTCCGACTGGAGCCGCGGCCCAACCACCAAGCCTCCCCCGCAGGTTGAGGACCGTCTCGCCAAACAGGCTGCGGAATGA
- a CDS encoding efflux RND transporter periplasmic adaptor subunit — MTMRPRFRWISLILLAVLAGGGYAALRHYNGSSAQAQADKRRGPAPIPVKIASVERSDFPVYLTGLGTVQGFNTVVVRTRVDGQIDRIAFTEGQIVKEGDLLAQIDPRPFQATLDQAKAKKAQDEANLANANLDLQRYTKLGEFATKQQTDTQRSTVQQLTAQIAADEAAIANAQTQLDYTTVKAPIAGVVGFRQVDKGNIVNASTQTGIVTIAQIEPIAVIFTAPEQHLVDINAQLAAHPLEVDAYTSDGKRLLSKGTLAVVNNQVDTTSGTIRLKAVFDNKDHVLWPGLSVSTRLLVTTLQNATVVPDDAVQHGPDGLYAFAVGTNSKAEVRKIKVGRSIDGRTVIDEGLAPGDRVIVAGQYKVQPGSVVASAVASADVAKEQ, encoded by the coding sequence ATGACCATGCGCCCCCGCTTTCGCTGGATCAGCCTGATTTTGCTGGCCGTTTTGGCCGGGGGCGGCTACGCGGCCTTGCGGCATTACAATGGCAGCAGCGCGCAGGCACAGGCGGACAAACGCCGCGGCCCTGCGCCCATTCCGGTCAAGATCGCGTCAGTCGAAAGATCGGATTTCCCCGTCTATCTGACCGGGCTCGGCACCGTGCAAGGCTTCAACACCGTCGTTGTGCGGACGCGCGTCGATGGCCAGATTGACCGCATCGCTTTCACCGAGGGGCAGATCGTCAAGGAAGGTGATTTGCTCGCGCAGATCGATCCCCGCCCCTTCCAGGCCACGCTGGATCAAGCCAAGGCGAAGAAAGCACAGGACGAAGCCAATCTCGCCAATGCCAATCTCGATCTGCAGCGCTATACAAAACTCGGCGAATTCGCGACGAAGCAGCAGACCGACACCCAGCGTTCCACGGTGCAGCAGCTGACTGCGCAGATCGCGGCGGATGAAGCCGCGATTGCCAATGCGCAAACGCAACTCGACTATACGACCGTGAAAGCGCCGATTGCCGGTGTCGTCGGCTTCCGCCAGGTCGACAAAGGCAACATCGTCAACGCCTCGACCCAGACAGGCATTGTCACCATCGCGCAGATCGAACCGATCGCGGTGATCTTTACCGCGCCCGAGCAACATCTCGTTGATATCAACGCGCAGCTTGCCGCGCATCCGTTGGAAGTCGATGCCTATACAAGCGACGGCAAGCGGTTGCTGTCGAAGGGCACGCTCGCCGTCGTCAACAATCAGGTCGATACGACCAGCGGGACGATCCGTCTGAAGGCAGTGTTCGACAACAAGGATCATGTGTTGTGGCCCGGCCTTTCGGTCTCCACACGTCTGCTGGTAACAACGCTTCAGAATGCCACCGTCGTACCGGACGATGCCGTGCAGCACGGCCCCGACGGCCTTTATGCCTTCGCGGTCGGCACCAACAGCAAGGCCGAGGTCCGCAAGATCAAGGTCGGCCGCTCCATCGATGGCCGCACGGTCATCGACGAGGGTCTAGCCCCCGGCGACCGCGTGATCGTTGCCGGCCAATACAAAGTGCAGCCGGGCTCGGTGGTCGCGTCTGCTGTGGCATCCGCCGATGTCGCGAAGGAGCAGTGA